A stretch of the Ktedonobacterales bacterium genome encodes the following:
- the argH gene encoding argininosuccinate lyase: MAKLWSKGYEIEPLVEQYESARNAALDAELARHDLWGSLAQARMLRKIGLLDVAEWAAIDGALQRLLHEEKAGFLRPATTEEDIHTTIENRLVAVVGEAGKKIHTGRSRNDQALLDLRLYAKENLLAIAEAALDTASGLLALARQHEWTPMPGYTHMQRAMLSSVGLWAAAYAEALLDDCVALEAAYTLNDQSPLGSAAAYGAPLPLDRAYVAELLGFARPHHNVLTAANARGKGEAAVVQALALIMLDLSKWAQDVLLYTTREYDFFHVPQELCSGSSMMPQKRNLGALELVRARAQTVIALQGQMLATLAGLPSGYNMDFQETKAPLIEAAHLCQESLKIVSLFASRLEVDEQRLQAACTAELFATDRALDLARQGTPFRDAYVAVATTAADQQQADLITQLRARAHEGAPGALDLEGVAARISAEQNVWAARRRHFEQAIAALVGESST; encoded by the coding sequence ATGGCAAAACTCTGGTCCAAAGGATATGAGATCGAACCACTGGTTGAACAATACGAGTCGGCGCGCAACGCCGCGCTCGACGCCGAACTGGCGCGCCATGACCTATGGGGATCATTAGCCCAGGCGCGTATGCTCCGCAAGATCGGCCTGTTGGATGTGGCCGAATGGGCGGCTATTGATGGCGCGCTCCAGCGTCTGCTCCATGAGGAAAAGGCAGGCTTCCTGCGTCCGGCCACAACGGAAGAAGACATTCATACCACCATCGAAAATCGCCTGGTGGCAGTAGTAGGCGAGGCTGGCAAGAAAATCCATACAGGCCGCTCCCGCAACGATCAGGCGCTGCTCGACCTGCGCTTGTATGCCAAAGAGAACCTGCTAGCTATCGCTGAGGCTGCGCTTGATACCGCGTCGGGCTTGCTCGCATTGGCGCGTCAGCACGAATGGACACCCATGCCTGGCTACACCCATATGCAGCGGGCTATGCTCTCGTCGGTGGGCCTCTGGGCTGCCGCCTATGCTGAGGCGCTGCTGGATGATTGCGTGGCGCTTGAAGCCGCTTATACGCTGAACGATCAATCGCCTCTAGGGTCGGCGGCAGCCTATGGCGCGCCGCTTCCTCTGGACCGGGCATATGTCGCTGAACTGCTCGGCTTCGCCCGCCCGCATCACAATGTCCTCACGGCAGCAAACGCGCGCGGCAAGGGCGAAGCGGCGGTAGTCCAGGCGCTGGCGCTCATCATGCTCGATCTCAGCAAATGGGCGCAGGATGTCCTGCTCTATACCACACGCGAATACGACTTTTTTCACGTACCCCAGGAACTATGCAGCGGCAGCAGCATGATGCCTCAGAAGCGCAACCTGGGCGCGCTAGAACTGGTGCGGGCGCGCGCGCAGACCGTTATTGCGCTCCAGGGGCAGATGCTTGCCACGCTGGCCGGGCTGCCATCCGGCTACAATATGGATTTTCAGGAGACCAAAGCGCCGCTTATTGAAGCCGCGCATCTCTGCCAGGAAAGCCTGAAGATTGTCAGTTTGTTTGCCTCGCGGCTTGAGGTAGATGAGCAGCGTCTGCAAGCCGCCTGCACCGCTGAACTCTTCGCAACTGACCGCGCGCTTGATCTGGCGCGCCAGGGAACCCCATTTCGTGACGCCTACGTGGCCGTAGCCACAACCGCCGCTGACCAGCAGCAGGCTGATCTCATAACACAACTGCGCGCCCGCGCTCATGAGGGCGCGCCCGGCGCCCTTGACCTGGAAGGCGTGGCAGCACGCATCAGCGCCGAGCAGAACGTCTGGGCAGCGCGCCGCAGACACTTTGAGCAGGCGATTGCAGCATTGGTCGGCGAAAGCAGCACATGA
- a CDS encoding GNAT family N-acetyltransferase translates to MASNALDPGDSQDQYVFDQRVSEQREDYLTSQLVAFNQTHSTVLSIERHDLLPLHIYVLDRAGAVLGGVVGRTHAIPLWFEISVIWIEERLRHQGLGRELLRQAEQEAYQRGCRYARLATSNFQAPAFYEKMGYMLYGTLENCPPGETVFYFWKRLAPLVAPPGR, encoded by the coding sequence ATGGCTAGCAATGCCCTGGACCCTGGCGATAGCCAGGACCAGTACGTATTCGATCAGCGCGTCAGCGAACAACGAGAAGACTACCTCACCAGCCAGCTTGTCGCCTTTAATCAGACGCACAGCACAGTGCTTTCCATCGAGCGCCATGATCTTTTACCGTTACATATCTACGTGCTTGATCGAGCAGGAGCCGTTCTTGGAGGGGTGGTAGGAAGAACACACGCTATTCCCTTGTGGTTCGAGATCAGTGTGATCTGGATCGAGGAACGCCTTCGCCATCAAGGCTTGGGTCGAGAACTTCTGAGGCAGGCAGAGCAGGAGGCATATCAACGAGGGTGCCGCTACGCGCGTCTGGCTACCTCGAACTTTCAAGCCCCGGCGTTTTACGAGAAAATGGGCTACATGCTCTACGGAACGCTGGAAAATTGCCCACCAGGCGAAACGGTCTTTTACTTTTGGAAAAGGCTTGCACCACTTGTAGCGCCGCCTGGAAGATAG
- a CDS encoding iron ABC transporter permease, which yields MQTIRPTDKPSPFPGPPQQPRLGEETIVSPVSGTELAQAGAAVGSSRWKRAIIVLPLLFAGLLVALVFATAIGSVRIDAGEIIKITLNSTHLFHFRQTWDAANEIIILQLRLPRVIGAALVGAGLAVAGVLFQGLLRNPLADPYLIGTSAGAGLGITIGFLLPSSLLILGIEQTALFAFVGALLAVALVYWLARVGGRTPVVSLLLAGVVVTSLMSAIQALLIYLAPNQEHLRSVLSWLWGGVSADSWDQVGVVAILTFIGLLASLTFGPTLNALSLGEEGAAYLGVNVERQKTLLIAVASLLTAAAVTIAGLVSFVGLVVPHALRLALGPGHRLLLPASALGGALFLVVADLLARSVIAPSELPLGVLTSLVGGPFFLYLLRRSGREYRW from the coding sequence ATGCAGACGATAAGGCCAACCGACAAGCCATCGCCGTTTCCTGGTCCACCACAACAGCCGAGGCTGGGCGAAGAAACGATTGTATCGCCTGTTAGCGGCACAGAACTGGCGCAGGCGGGCGCGGCTGTGGGGAGCAGCCGCTGGAAACGCGCTATCATCGTGTTGCCACTGCTGTTTGCTGGATTGCTCGTCGCGCTGGTCTTTGCTACCGCCATCGGCTCGGTTCGCATTGACGCCGGAGAGATCATCAAAATTACGCTCAACAGCACGCATCTCTTTCACTTTCGGCAGACCTGGGACGCTGCCAATGAGATCATCATTCTTCAACTTCGGCTGCCGCGCGTCATTGGCGCTGCGCTGGTGGGCGCGGGCCTGGCAGTGGCGGGCGTGCTTTTTCAGGGGTTGCTGCGCAATCCGCTGGCCGATCCCTATTTGATCGGCACATCAGCGGGGGCGGGCCTGGGTATCACCATTGGCTTTCTGCTGCCCAGCAGCCTTCTGATCCTGGGCATCGAGCAGACCGCGCTTTTTGCCTTCGTGGGCGCGCTGCTCGCGGTGGCTCTGGTCTACTGGCTGGCGCGCGTCGGTGGGCGCACGCCTGTTGTCTCGCTGCTGCTGGCAGGCGTGGTGGTAACTTCGCTGATGAGCGCCATTCAGGCGCTGCTGATCTATCTGGCTCCGAATCAGGAGCATCTTCGTTCGGTGCTGTCGTGGCTGTGGGGCGGCGTTTCTGCGGATAGCTGGGATCAGGTAGGCGTTGTTGCTATTCTGACCTTCATTGGATTGCTGGCTTCGCTCACGTTTGGCCCCACGCTCAACGCGCTCTCATTGGGCGAGGAGGGCGCTGCTTATCTCGGTGTGAATGTTGAACGCCAGAAAACGCTGCTGATTGCTGTGGCCTCGCTGCTAACAGCAGCAGCAGTTACGATTGCCGGACTGGTGAGCTTTGTGGGGCTGGTTGTGCCGCACGCGCTGCGCCTGGCGCTTGGCCCCGGCCATCGCCTGCTCCTGCCAGCCTCCGCGCTGGGTGGCGCGCTCTTTCTGGTAGTTGCGGATCTGCTGGCGCGCTCGGTGATTGCGCCATCCGAGCTGCCGCTTGGTGTGCTGACCTCGTTGGTAGGCGGGCCGTTCTTCCTGTATCTGCTGCGCCGCTCTGGTCGGGAGTATCGCTGGTGA
- the argF gene encoding ornithine carbamoyltransferase: protein MYHLLTLDNLNAAEMERLYAQARIVKRARSAPAGLPPLAGQTIALLFEKPSLRTRVSFEVAARELGAQSLYLSPQEVGLGKREAVADVARVLSSYVHAIVIRTFSHTLLEDFARHATVPVINGLTDAHHPCQGLTDVFTIIEEYSETSGLTLAYLGDGNNVAHSLLQAAVKAGISVRIAAPPGYEPDPAVVDAARNEALLTGASVTLTTDPGEAVSGAHILYTDVWASMGQEGEAAQRHTIFSGYRIDSRLLALADQNAIVMHPLPAHRGQEITDEVIDGPHSRVLVQAENRLHVQKAILLMLLGSSMLASLSA, encoded by the coding sequence ATGTATCACCTGTTGACGCTTGACAACCTGAACGCCGCTGAGATGGAGCGCCTGTATGCCCAGGCGCGGATAGTGAAAAGGGCGCGCAGCGCCCCAGCGGGCCTGCCGCCGCTCGCCGGACAAACCATTGCGCTGCTCTTTGAGAAGCCCTCGCTGCGCACGCGCGTCTCATTCGAGGTAGCCGCGCGCGAACTGGGCGCGCAAAGCCTCTATCTCTCACCCCAGGAAGTCGGGCTGGGCAAGCGCGAAGCCGTTGCCGACGTGGCGCGCGTGCTGAGCAGCTACGTGCATGCCATCGTTATCCGCACTTTCAGCCATACCCTGCTTGAAGACTTTGCGCGCCACGCCACCGTTCCCGTCATCAACGGCTTGACCGATGCCCATCACCCCTGCCAGGGGCTAACAGATGTCTTTACCATCATCGAAGAATACAGCGAGACATCCGGGCTGACGCTCGCCTATCTTGGCGACGGGAACAACGTGGCTCATTCGCTCCTGCAAGCAGCCGTGAAGGCTGGTATCAGTGTGCGCATCGCCGCGCCTCCTGGCTATGAACCTGATCCCGCCGTCGTGGACGCCGCGCGCAATGAAGCCCTGCTCACGGGGGCCAGCGTCACGCTGACCACCGATCCTGGCGAGGCTGTTTCTGGCGCGCACATCCTGTATACCGATGTCTGGGCCAGCATGGGCCAGGAAGGTGAAGCCGCGCAGCGCCACACCATCTTCTCCGGCTATCGCATTGATAGCCGCCTCCTGGCGCTGGCAGATCAAAACGCCATCGTCATGCACCCGCTGCCCGCGCATCGCGGCCAGGAGATTACCGATGAAGTGATTGATGGCCCGCACTCGCGTGTGCTGGTTCAAGCCGAGAATCGCCTCCATGTCCAGAAAGCCATCCTCCTGATGCTCCTGGGCAGCAGCATGCTGGCCTCGCTTTCAGCATAG
- the argC gene encoding N-acetyl-gamma-glutamyl-phosphate reductase, with protein MAERIPVAIVNVTSYTGSELARLIVQHPRFHLCEVTARSAQGQLLSDVFPHLTTGQLMITEQIKEAQLVFVALPHGAAAEVIPGLLAEGRRVVDLSADFRLRDAQTYALWYKHAHPCPELLENAVYGLCELHRDELREARLVGNPGCYPTATILALAPALAKGIIKPDIIVDAKSGISGAGRTLSLTNHYSEMNESMDAYGLEGHRHTPEMEQELARVAKGSDALRFTFLPHHAPMTRGILATCYADLLEPLSEDALRALYADFYAGAPFVRLTPRPPATKWTAGSNSCLLYPTIDRRTQRLIVISCIDNLIKGASGQAVQCANILCGLPEETGLTASGMYP; from the coding sequence ATGGCCGAGCGTATTCCTGTAGCGATTGTGAACGTCACGTCCTATACCGGCAGCGAACTGGCCCGGTTGATTGTACAGCACCCCAGGTTCCATCTCTGTGAGGTGACGGCCAGGAGCGCGCAGGGGCAGTTGCTCAGCGATGTGTTCCCGCATCTGACTACAGGCCAGCTCATGATTACAGAACAGATCAAAGAAGCCCAACTGGTCTTTGTGGCTTTGCCACACGGCGCGGCGGCTGAGGTCATTCCTGGGCTGCTGGCTGAGGGGCGGCGCGTGGTGGACCTTTCGGCTGATTTCCGGCTGCGCGATGCCCAGACCTATGCTCTCTGGTATAAGCATGCGCATCCCTGCCCGGAGTTGCTAGAGAATGCCGTATATGGCCTGTGCGAACTGCATCGTGACGAACTCCGCGAGGCGAGGCTGGTCGGCAATCCGGGCTGCTATCCAACAGCGACTATCCTGGCGCTGGCCCCCGCGCTGGCGAAGGGAATTATCAAACCAGACATCATCGTTGATGCCAAATCGGGCATAAGCGGCGCGGGACGGACACTTTCGCTGACGAACCATTACAGTGAGATGAACGAGAGTATGGACGCTTATGGTCTGGAAGGGCATCGTCATACGCCGGAAATGGAGCAGGAACTGGCGCGGGTGGCGAAGGGCAGTGACGCCTTGCGCTTTACCTTTCTTCCCCACCATGCCCCGATGACGCGCGGCATTCTGGCGACGTGCTATGCCGATCTGCTTGAGCCGCTGAGCGAGGATGCGCTGCGGGCGCTCTATGCCGATTTTTACGCTGGCGCGCCCTTTGTTCGGCTGACGCCGCGCCCGCCAGCGACGAAGTGGACGGCGGGAAGTAATAGCTGCCTGCTCTACCCGACCATTGATCGCCGGACGCAGCGGCTTATTGTGATCTCCTGTATTGATAATTTGATTAAGGGCGCATCCGGCCAGGCAGTGCAGTGCGCCAATATCCTCTGTGGTTTGCCTGAAGAGACTGGCCTGACGGCATCTGGCATGTATCCGTAG
- a CDS encoding argininosuccinate synthase, whose product MAQKVVLAYSGGLDTSVAIRWLQETYGMEVIALTIDVGNERDIAAVAARARQIGAAKALTVDARNEFLTYFVWPALQAGAIYEGAYPLATALARPLIAKLLVDVARSEGAAAVAHGCTGKGNDQVRFDVSIMALAPDLKIIAPVREWSMTRDAEITYAQEHGIPVAATAASPYSVDANLWGRSIECGILEDPWTEPPADVWEWTANPAAAPAESTEITITFERGVPVALNGESLDAVTLVQRLNALAGAHGVGRIDHIENRLVGIKSREVYEAPAAITLFTAHRALESLTLSREQVRVKETLAGEYARLIYNGLWYSALHGDILAFMRSSQQYVSGEARLKLCRGACTVVGRRSPYSLYQHALATYETGDAFDHRSALGFISLWGLPVKTQAQAQLLQEGNGGASAQAIASGETFATPFTTIAAPRPLAQEPGTTAQITSA is encoded by the coding sequence ATGGCGCAAAAAGTCGTCCTCGCCTACTCAGGCGGGTTGGATACCTCGGTAGCCATTCGCTGGCTACAAGAAACCTATGGCATGGAAGTGATCGCGCTGACCATTGACGTGGGCAACGAGCGCGACATCGCAGCAGTAGCCGCGCGCGCCCGTCAGATTGGTGCGGCCAAAGCCCTCACTGTGGACGCGCGCAACGAATTTCTCACCTATTTTGTCTGGCCCGCGCTGCAAGCCGGGGCCATCTACGAAGGCGCGTATCCGTTGGCGACAGCACTCGCCCGCCCATTGATTGCCAAGCTGCTCGTTGATGTGGCTCGCAGCGAAGGAGCGGCAGCCGTCGCACACGGCTGCACCGGCAAGGGCAACGATCAGGTTCGCTTCGATGTCTCTATCATGGCCCTGGCCCCCGACCTCAAGATTATCGCGCCGGTGCGGGAATGGAGCATGACCCGCGATGCCGAGATCACCTATGCGCAGGAGCATGGCATCCCTGTTGCCGCCACAGCCGCCAGCCCCTACAGTGTTGATGCCAACCTGTGGGGGCGCAGCATCGAGTGCGGCATTCTTGAAGACCCCTGGACCGAACCCCCGGCGGATGTTTGGGAGTGGACAGCAAACCCGGCAGCCGCGCCCGCCGAGTCAACGGAGATCACGATCACTTTTGAGCGCGGCGTGCCGGTGGCGCTGAACGGCGAATCGCTGGACGCCGTGACGCTGGTACAGCGATTGAACGCCCTGGCTGGCGCGCATGGCGTCGGGCGCATAGACCATATTGAGAACCGTCTGGTCGGCATCAAATCGCGTGAAGTTTATGAAGCGCCCGCAGCGATCACGCTCTTTACCGCGCATCGCGCCCTGGAGAGCCTGACACTCAGCCGCGAACAGGTGCGCGTGAAAGAAACGCTGGCTGGCGAATATGCCCGGCTCATTTATAACGGCCTCTGGTACAGCGCCTTGCATGGCGATATTCTGGCGTTTATGCGCAGTTCGCAGCAGTATGTCAGCGGTGAGGCGCGCCTGAAACTCTGCCGGGGCGCGTGTACCGTCGTGGGACGCCGCTCGCCCTACTCCCTCTATCAGCACGCGCTCGCTACCTATGAGACGGGAGACGCCTTCGATCATCGCAGCGCCCTGGGCTTCATTTCGCTCTGGGGGCTGCCGGTGAAGACACAGGCGCAGGCGCAGCTTCTCCAGGAAGGCAATGGAGGCGCTTCAGCGCAAGCGATTGCTTCAGGCGAAACCTTTGCCACACCATTTACCACCATCGCAGCGCCCAGGCCACTCGCCCAGGAGCCGGGAACGACTGCTCAAATCACATCCGCTTGA
- a CDS encoding acyl-CoA dehydrogenase family protein — protein MDFAYSEKVNTLIRQVSDFMERYIYPNQRTYRDQIAASGNPHHHAEIIDELKPKARAEGLWNLFLPDEEYGAGLTNLEYAPLAEVMGRVGWSSEVFNCAAPDTGNMEILAQFGTPEQKKQWLEPLLNGEIRSAFAMTEPDVASSDASNIQLSIKREGDEYVLNGRKWWISGAARPRCTIMIVMGKTAPDSPDKHNQQSMILVPRDTPGVTIVRNLPVMGYIDNESHCEVLFEHVRVPASNLLGEEGSGFAIAQARLGPGRIHHCMRAIGGAQYALDLMCARALKRVTFGKPLADQGVIQDWIAQSHLEIEQARLLTLKAAWMIDHLGKKAAQNEIAMIKIAAPQVLTDVVNRAIQVFGGAGMSDDFPLASMWAHGRTLHIVDGPDEVHKRALARSVIRQRQK, from the coding sequence ATGGATTTTGCCTATTCGGAGAAAGTGAACACGCTCATCCGGCAGGTGAGCGACTTCATGGAGCGTTATATCTATCCGAACCAGCGAACCTATCGAGATCAGATTGCCGCTTCGGGGAATCCGCATCATCACGCGGAGATCATTGACGAATTAAAGCCGAAAGCAAGGGCAGAGGGCTTATGGAATCTCTTCTTGCCTGATGAAGAATATGGCGCTGGCCTGACCAATCTGGAATACGCGCCGCTGGCCGAGGTGATGGGGCGCGTCGGCTGGTCTTCAGAGGTGTTTAACTGCGCCGCGCCCGATACGGGCAATATGGAGATTCTTGCCCAATTTGGCACGCCAGAGCAAAAGAAACAATGGCTGGAGCCGTTGCTGAACGGTGAGATTCGCTCGGCCTTTGCGATGACAGAACCGGATGTTGCCAGTTCGGACGCTTCTAATATTCAGCTTTCTATCAAACGCGAAGGCGATGAATACGTTCTGAATGGGCGCAAGTGGTGGATTTCGGGCGCGGCCCGCCCGCGCTGTACCATCATGATCGTGATGGGCAAGACAGCGCCAGATAGCCCAGACAAGCACAACCAGCAAAGCATGATCCTCGTACCGAGAGATACTCCCGGCGTGACCATCGTGCGCAATCTGCCTGTGATGGGCTATATTGATAATGAAAGCCACTGCGAGGTGCTGTTCGAGCATGTGCGCGTGCCTGCCAGCAATTTGCTAGGCGAAGAAGGCAGTGGTTTTGCGATTGCTCAGGCGCGGCTGGGGCCGGGGCGCATCCATCACTGTATGCGCGCCATTGGTGGCGCGCAATATGCTCTGGACCTGATGTGTGCTCGTGCGCTCAAGCGTGTCACCTTCGGCAAGCCGCTGGCAGACCAGGGGGTTATTCAGGATTGGATTGCCCAATCGCATCTGGAGATCGAGCAGGCGCGTCTGCTTACCCTCAAGGCTGCCTGGATGATTGACCACCTTGGCAAAAAAGCTGCGCAGAATGAGATTGCTATGATTAAGATTGCGGCCCCGCAGGTGTTGACGGATGTGGTGAATCGCGCTATTCAGGTCTTTGGTGGGGCTGGGATGAGTGACGATTTTCCGCTGGCTTCGATGTGGGCGCATGGGCGCACGCTGCATATCGTTGATGGACCAGATGAGGTGCATAAGCGCGCCCTTGCCAGATCGGTCATTCGGCAGCGGCAAAAATAG
- a CDS encoding DinB family protein translates to MPNEASHFASILDYIGHDVLQSLRAVPEPLLNQPLALPETNTLFALATHLVGAGEKWVLVEAGGRTIPRDRAAEFHATGTLSELTARYERWIAGCHEVLDNLPDAEMERVVESAFTSWFEHLINPPTVRDCLLHAVEHSALHQGHIQLTCQFLSQQGFSLPG, encoded by the coding sequence ATGCCAAATGAAGCCTCGCATTTTGCGAGCATACTGGACTATATCGGACACGATGTTCTCCAATCGCTGCGCGCCGTTCCAGAGCCGCTGCTGAACCAGCCGCTCGCGCTTCCAGAGACCAATACGCTTTTTGCGCTTGCTACCCATCTCGTTGGGGCTGGCGAAAAATGGGTACTGGTAGAAGCTGGAGGACGAACGATTCCGCGTGATCGCGCGGCAGAGTTTCATGCCACCGGCACGCTGTCGGAACTGACAGCGCGCTACGAGCGCTGGATAGCAGGTTGCCATGAGGTGCTGGATAATTTGCCGGATGCGGAAATGGAGCGAGTCGTCGAATCAGCCTTCACCTCGTGGTTCGAGCATCTCATCAACCCGCCAACAGTTCGTGATTGTCTGCTGCACGCGGTAGAACATAGCGCGCTGCACCAGGGGCATATTCAACTTACCTGTCAGTTTCTGAGCCAGCAAGGGTTCTCTCTTCCTGGATAG
- a CDS encoding aldo/keto reductase has translation MQKRQLGRTGLEVAPLCLGSNVFGWNVDEATAFAVLDAYVEGGGNFIDTADTYVTWVNGNVGGESETIIGRWMRARGNRDSLVIATKLGKQMGTGPDDRGLSRQYMMREVEVSLRRLQTEAIDLYQAHEDDQTTPLEETMGAFDELIRQGKVRAIGASQHSAERVTEALKVSDQHGYARYSCMQPPYHLMNRSVYEGALETLCREQGLGVITYSSLASGFLTGKYRPDKDLPTSKRADGIQQRYMNEKGWAVLAAVDQVSGAHNATSAQVALAWIMARPGVTAPIASGTSAAQVRELLGAAELRLSAAELATLNAASA, from the coding sequence GTGCAGAAACGTCAACTTGGCCGTACTGGTCTTGAGGTTGCTCCTCTCTGCTTAGGGAGCAATGTTTTTGGCTGGAATGTTGATGAAGCGACGGCATTTGCTGTCCTCGATGCGTATGTCGAGGGCGGCGGGAACTTTATTGACACGGCTGACACCTATGTTACCTGGGTGAATGGGAACGTTGGGGGAGAATCTGAGACCATCATCGGGCGATGGATGCGCGCCAGGGGCAATCGTGACTCCTTGGTTATCGCTACCAAGCTGGGCAAGCAGATGGGGACTGGCCCCGATGATCGAGGGCTTTCGCGGCAATATATGATGCGGGAAGTTGAAGTATCGCTGCGCCGCCTGCAAACCGAGGCTATCGATCTGTATCAGGCCCATGAAGACGACCAGACCACGCCCCTGGAGGAGACGATGGGAGCGTTTGACGAACTGATCCGCCAGGGCAAGGTGCGCGCTATCGGCGCTTCTCAGCACAGCGCGGAGCGTGTAACGGAGGCGCTCAAGGTGAGCGATCAACACGGCTATGCTCGCTATAGTTGTATGCAGCCGCCCTATCACCTGATGAATCGCTCCGTCTATGAGGGCGCTCTGGAAACGTTGTGTCGAGAGCAGGGGCTGGGCGTTATCACGTATTCGTCGCTCGCCAGCGGCTTCCTCACCGGCAAGTATCGGCCAGATAAAGACCTGCCCACGAGCAAACGGGCGGACGGCATTCAGCAGCGCTACATGAACGAGAAGGGCTGGGCGGTGCTGGCAGCGGTTGATCAGGTGTCAGGGGCGCATAACGCGACGTCGGCGCAGGTGGCGCTGGCCTGGATTATGGCAAGGCCGGGTGTCACAGCGCCGATTGCCAGCGGCACTTCTGCCGCGCAGGTCCGCGAACTACTTGGGGCAGCCGAACTCCGGCTGAGCGCCGCGGAGTTGGCAACGCTCAACGCCGCCAGCGCGTAG
- a CDS encoding ABC transporter ATP-binding protein yields the protein MNTLLQLENVTFGYESQPLFADTSLSLETGEMVALLGPNGTGKTTLLKLATGALRPQRGRVLLDGRDLRSLARREIARRVAVVPQESSTPFAFTVRELVSLGRTPYLSFLGTESFADHRAIQEALEATGTGPLAGRIFNELSGGEKQRVVLALALAQQPDLLLLDEPTTHLDLKYQIGVLEVAQRLNQERGITIFATMHDLNLAARYFSRLILFQRGIVADGPPVEVLQSRLLSRVYEVPVEVGILHGATHLSVVPPASANEERQQALAEVRGEANALPLVHLVGGGGSAALLMRGLADAHISFSIGALNIGDSDYALALRLAAEVIGEQPYAPISSDTAVQAQAALKRTQAQILCPVPIGPGNLIMLRLALEAAQEGLYTILLEPLSAPTVEDDTASETASLRAQVAARDYTGGEGASLYDALLTAGAQCARDVPEAINLLTGAQGACPNFSSKPVD from the coding sequence GTGAATACGCTGCTCCAGCTTGAGAACGTTACATTTGGCTATGAGAGTCAGCCGCTCTTTGCAGACACCAGCCTGTCGCTGGAGACTGGGGAGATGGTCGCGCTGCTGGGGCCAAACGGGACCGGCAAAACAACCCTGCTCAAATTGGCAACCGGCGCGCTGCGCCCGCAGCGGGGGCGGGTGCTGCTGGATGGGCGCGACCTGCGCAGCCTGGCGCGGCGCGAGATCGCCCGGCGCGTGGCTGTCGTTCCCCAGGAATCGAGCACGCCCTTTGCTTTCACTGTGCGCGAACTGGTCAGCCTGGGACGAACCCCCTATCTCTCATTCCTGGGGACGGAGAGCTTCGCCGATCACCGCGCTATTCAGGAAGCACTGGAGGCAACCGGCACAGGGCCACTGGCCGGGCGTATCTTCAATGAACTGAGCGGCGGCGAGAAGCAGCGGGTAGTCCTGGCATTGGCTCTGGCCCAGCAGCCTGATTTGCTTCTGCTGGATGAGCCAACCACTCACCTCGATCTCAAGTATCAGATTGGCGTGCTGGAAGTGGCTCAGCGTCTGAATCAGGAGCGCGGCATTACCATCTTCGCCACTATGCACGATCTGAATCTGGCGGCGCGCTACTTTTCGCGCCTGATCTTGTTTCAGCGCGGCATCGTGGCCGATGGGCCGCCAGTTGAAGTCCTCCAGAGCCGCCTGCTCAGCCGCGTCTATGAAGTCCCCGTTGAGGTCGGTATCCTGCATGGGGCAACCCATCTGAGCGTTGTGCCGCCTGCCTCTGCCAATGAGGAGCGGCAACAAGCCCTGGCTGAGGTGAGAGGCGAGGCAAATGCGCTTCCTCTGGTACATCTGGTTGGCGGAGGGGGCAGCGCGGCCCTGCTGATGCGCGGACTTGCAGACGCGCATATTTCCTTCTCTATCGGCGCGCTCAACATTGGGGATAGCGATTATGCGCTGGCGCTGCGCCTGGCAGCCGAGGTTATCGGCGAGCAGCCCTATGCGCCGATCTCGTCGGATACTGCTGTGCAGGCGCAGGCCGCGCTGAAGCGGACGCAGGCACAAATCCTGTGTCCTGTGCCTATTGGTCCGGGGAACCTGATTATGCTTCGCCTGGCGCTGGAGGCGGCTCAGGAGGGTCTCTATACTATCTTACTGGAGCCGCTCTCTGCTCCAACAGTGGAGGACGATACTGCGTCTGAAACCGCGTCTCTCCGCGCGCAAGTTGCAGCGCGTGACTATACGGGCGGCGAAGGCGCATCGCTCTACGACGCTTTGCTCACCGCTGGCGCACAATGTGCCAGGGATGTGCCAGAAGCCATCAATCTGCTGACAGGCGCGCAAGGCGCTTGCCCCAACTTTTCCAGCAAACCAGTTGATTGA